One genomic segment of Zymoseptoria tritici IPO323 chromosome 5, whole genome shotgun sequence includes these proteins:
- a CDS encoding 60S ribosomal protein L24: MRTFDDTFSGQKIYPGKGKLFVRSDSKIFRFQNGKTESLFLQRKNPRRIAWTVLCRRARRKGISEEQAKSRRRKQVKAQRAVVGASLDVIKERRSQRPEARTAARAEAIKAGKEKRSAAQSVKKAEKAKTAAAHSTGRVVGKQGAKGAAPKVKATTR; the protein is encoded by the exons atgCGTACTTTCGACGATACCTTCTCTGGCCAGAAGATCTACCCTGGAAAG GGCAAGCTCTTCGTCCGCTCCGACAGCAAGATCTTCCGCTTCCAGAACGGCAAGACCGagtctctcttcctccagcgCAAGAACCCTCGTCGCATTGCATGGACCGTCCTCTGCAGACGCGCGCGGAGAAAGGGTATTTCTGAG GAGCAAGCCAagagccgccgccgcaagCAAGTCAAGGCCCAGCGTGCCGTCGTTGGTGCTTCCCTCGATGTCATCAAGGAGCGCCGTTCTCAGAGGCCCGAGGCCCGCACTGCTGCCCGCGCAGAGGCTATCAAGGCTGGCAAGGAGAAGCGCTCCGCCGCCCAGAGCGTgaagaaggccgagaaggcCAAGACTGCCGCTGCCCATAGCACCGGACG TGTCGTTGGCAAGCAGGGAGCAAAGGGTGCCGCACCAAAGGTCAAGGCCACCACCCGCTAA
- a CDS encoding mRNA export factor (Non transporter ABC protein, ABC-F family, GCN / EF3 type. EF-3 Elongation factor 3 ABC proteins are cytosolic proteins required by fungal ribosomes for in vitro protein synthesis and for in vivo growth. EF-3 stimulates the binding of the EF-1:GTP:aa-tRNA ternary complex to the ribosomal A site by facilitated release of the deacylated tRNA from the E site. ...) encodes MQPIMVSSKSAAPSPDDIAALNKTIYTSKTSQESLDASYALTDVLLNSVGARGLAAYGVLEEVLKAAGDKKTAPRREGAMFALGAIFERFPPKARLSEVVFLLQEQALLPCALDALADRGSAVKEGARYAIDALYGHLSSEARVYGLLPVLLTYLRKKTGKWQGTVGAFELIGRMADDAKMGMESKEVEENKDVLREALGRHLATMIPIVEAGMHDLKSEVSKQAIKSMNSMTALLQNDDVAPRIPLLIKSMEDPSAEAQRAAIHALSQTTFVTVVTSPVLALLTPLLERSLNTPTTPQEVLRQTVVVTENLTKLVHDPIEARAFLPKLKPGVQSVRDRASLPEVREIGQRALDVINKALGEVKSGAEGRSSQPIERTQPDEVAALLEKETKQNGGLLNYPGDSELWTHAKKFISECVAEDANQRVLNRVVRNVEPYLQPLMDDGKATAVAQSVLSFYTAEDTRKYGVPEKEDDGEVEIVNANFSLGYGGMLLLSHTNLRLLKGHRYGLCGRNGAGKSTLMRSIATGKLDGFPPQDEVKTCFVEHNQGEDAEITILEYCLKDPDIKSEGKERISAVLEEVGFSSGPEGRQQQKVGSLSGGWKMKLALARAMLMRADVFLLDEPTNHLDVANVKWLQDYLKTHTDISSLIVSHDSAFLDEVCTDVYNYENKKLVHYKGNLADLVKVRPEAKSYYTLSASQVQFKFPPPGILTGVKSNTRAILRMTNCTYTYPGATKPNLFEVSGALTLSSRVAIIGPNGAGKSTLIKVLTGETVPQQGKVEKHPNLRIGYIKQHALEHVEMHMEKTPNQYLQWRYANGDDREVLMKQTRVLTEEDKAQMAKFIQLPDGNGARQIEALIGRQKYKKSFQYEVKWVNWLPKHNTMISRETLLEYGFQKLIQEFDDHEASREGLGFRTLEPKVISKHFEDIGLDPEIANHNEISGLSGGQKVKVVLAGAMWNNPHLLVLDEPTNFLDRDSLGGLAVAIRDYKGGVVMISHNEEFVGALCPEQWHVDAGRLTQKGHLAVSLDRFEDSRPGSSAVSSAAPSTAVSSAAPSTNGTPIGSGAQSEAEDGGDMKFRARKKKKLTRAQQKEREVRRRLRHIEWLNSPKGTPHPPDTDDEA; translated from the exons ATGCAGCCCATCATGGTCTCCAGCAAGAGCGCTGCTCCGTCGCCCGACGACATCGCCGCCCTCAACAAGACGATTTACACCTCAAAGACCTCTCAGGAGTCGCTCGACGCCTCTTACGCGCTCACAGATGTTCTCCTGAACAGTGTGGGTGCTCGCGGACTTGCCGCCTATGGCGTCCTCGAAGAGGTTCTGAAGGCCGCTGGGGACAAAAAAACCGCACCCCGGAGAGAGGGCGCCATGTTCGCACTCGGCGCAATTTTTGAGCGTTTCCCGCCAAAAGCTCGTCTCAGCGAAGTCGTGTTCCTCCTCCAAGAACAAGCACTTCTCCCGTGTGCGCTGGATGCTCTCGCCGATCGAGGCTCCGCTGTGAAAGAAGGTGCCCGCTACGCGATCGACGCTCTCTACGGCCACCTCTCCTCCGAAGCGAGAGTCTACGGCCTTCTTCCGGTCCTCCTTACTTATCTGCGCAAAAAGACCGGAAAATGGCAAGGCACAGTCGGTGCATTCGAGCTGATCGGACGCATGGCCGACGATGCGAAGATGGGCATGGAGAGCAAAGAGGTGGAAGAGAACAAGGATGTGCTTCGCGAAGCACTCGGCAGACATTTGGCCACCATGATTCCGATCGTCGAGGCTGGCATGCACGATCTCAAGTCGGAAGTGTCAAAGCAGGCTATCAAATCCATGAACAGCATGACAGCGCTGTTGCAAAACGACGATGTCGCTCCACGAATACCCCTCCTGATCAAGAGCATGGAAGACCCAAGCGCTGAGGCGCAAAGAGCTGCGATCCACGCTCTAAGCCAGACAACTTTCGTCACGGTTGTGACATCTCCTGTTCTGGCTCTGCTCACACCACTCCTCGAGCGCTCGCTCAACACACCTACCACGCCGCAGGAGGTTCTACGTCAGACAGTCGTGGTCACCGAAAATTTGACCAAGCTCGTTCACGATCCTATCGAGGCTCGCGCTTTCTTGCCCAAGCTGAAGCCTGGTGTCCAGTCAGTACGTGACCGTGCATCGCTTCCAGAGGTCCGCGAGATTGGCCAGAGGGCGCTCGATGTCATCAACAAGGCTCTGGGCGAGGTCAAGTCTGGAGCTGAGGGACGTTCGTCTCAACCCATCGAGCGTACGCAGCCGGACGAGGTCGCTGCTCTTCTCGAGAAGGAGACCAAGCAGAACGGAGGCCTGCTCAACTACCCAGGCGACTCAGAGTTGTGGACACACGCGAAGAAGTTCATTTCAGAGTGTGTTGCCGAAGATGCCAACCAGCGCGTGCTCAACCGCGTGGTTCGCAATGTCGAGCCATACTTGCAGCCGCTGATGGACGACGGCAAAGCGACTGCTGTCGCGCAGTCTGTCCTCTCGTTCTACACCGCCGAGGATACTCGCAAGTACGGTGTGCCAGAGAAGGAAGATGACGGAGAGGTTGAGATTGTCAATGCAAACTTCTCCCTCGGATACGGAGGAATGCTGTTGCTCTCTCACACCAACCTGCGTCTGCTCAAGGGCCACAGATACGGCCTCTGCGGTCGCAACGGTGCCGGAAAATCGACTCTGATGCGTTCTATCGCGACTGGCAAGCTCGATGGCTTCCCTCCTCAGGATGAGGTCAAGACCTGCTTCGTTGAGCACAACCAGGGTGAGGATGCTGAGATCACAATTCTGGAGTACTGTCTCAAGGACCCCGACATCAAGAGCGAGGGCAAGGAGCGCATTTCCGCCGTCTTGGAGGAGGTCGGCTTCAGCTCTGGACCCGAAGGCCGGCAACAGCAAAAAGTTGGTAGTCTGTCCGGTGGATGGAAGATGAAGCTGGCCTTGGCTAGAGCCATGTTGATGCGCGCCGACGTGTTCCTGCTCGACGAACCTACCAACCATTTGGATGTTGCCAACGTCAAGTGGCTGCAGGACTACCTCAAGACTCACACCGACATCAGCTCGCTGATCGTCTCTCACGACTCTGCTTTCCTCGACGAGGTCTGCACTGACGTCTACAACtacgagaacaagaagcttGTCCACTACAAGGGCAACCTCGCTGATTTGGTCAAGGTTCGCCCAGAGGCCAAGAGCTACTACACCCTCAGCGCATCCCAGGTGCAGTTCAAATTCCCGCCACCTGGAATCCTCACCGGTGTCAAGTCCAACACTCGTGCCATCCTTCGCATGACCAACTGCACATACACATATCCCGGAGCAACAAAGCCCAACTTGTTCGAGGTCAGCGGCGCTCTCACTCTTAGCAGCAGAGTTGCTATCATCGGACCCAACGGAGCCGGAAAATCAACTCTGATCAAGGTCCTCACTGGCGAGACTGTGCCACAGCAGGGCAAAGTCGAGAAGCATCCCAACTTGCGTATCGGATACATCAAGCAGCACGCCCTGGAGCACGTCGAGATGCACATGGAGAAGACGCCAAACCAGTACCTTCAATGGCGTTACGCCAACGGTGACGATCGCGAAGTGCTCATGAAGCAGACCCGTGTGTTGACCGAGGAAGACAAGGCGCAGATGGCGAAGTTTATCCAGCTTCCCGATGGCAACGGTGCTCGTCAGATCGAGGCTCTCATCGGTCGACAAAAGTACAAGAAGAGTTTCCAGTACGAGGTGAAGTGGGTGAATTGGCTGCCCAAGCACAACACCATGATCTCGCGTGAGACTCTTCTCGAGTACGGCTTCCAGAAGCTCATCCAGGAGTTCGACGATCACGAGGCCAGCAGAGAAGGTCTTGGTTTCCGTACTCTTGAGCCAAAGGTCATTTCCAAGCACTTTGAAGATATCGGTCTCGACCCGGAGATTGCCAACCACAACGAGATCAGCGGTCTGTCTGGTGGTCAGAAGGTCAAGGTCGTGCTTGCTGGTGCCATGTG GAACAACCcccatctcctcgtcctcgacgaacCGACCAACTTCTTGGATCGTGACTCCCTCGGCGGTCTCGCGGTCGCCATCCGCGACTACAAGGGTGGTGTTGTAATGATCTCTCACAACGAAGAATTCGTCGGCGCCCTCTGTCCCGAACAATGGCACGTCGATGCTGGACGCCTCACCCAAAAGGGCCACCTCGCCGTGTCTCTTGACCGCTTCGAGGACTCTCGTCCAGGTTCATCCGCCGTCTCATCCGCCGCTCCTTCCACAGCCGTCAGCTCCGCTGCGCCGTCCACGAACGGCACTCCCATCGGATCCGGCGCTCAGAGCGAagcggaggatggaggtgaCATGAAGTTCCGCGCGAGGAAAAAGAAAAAGTTGACGCGTGCCCAACAGAAGGAGCGCGAGGTGCGTCGTCGGCTGAGGCATATCGAGTGGCTGAACAGCCCCAAGGGTACGCCGCATCCTCCGGACACGGATGACGAGGCGTAA